The following proteins are encoded in a genomic region of Myxococcales bacterium:
- a CDS encoding cupin domain-containing protein, whose protein sequence is MKVPIVRNPREVTDLLDWGPVPTMIEGQSMTSGVFLHRGPESESGVWLCTPGYWNCHVTSDEFCHFIQGRCTYTHESGDVIEIEPDTAAFFPKGWKGTCRVHETIRKVYMIR, encoded by the coding sequence ATGAAGGTACCCATCGTCCGCAATCCCCGTGAAGTGACCGATCTCCTCGACTGGGGACCCGTTCCCACGATGATCGAGGGTCAGTCGATGACGTCGGGGGTATTCCTTCATCGTGGGCCCGAGTCGGAGTCCGGGGTCTGGTTATGCACGCCCGGTTATTGGAACTGCCACGTCACGAGCGATGAGTTCTGCCATTTCATCCAGGGCCGTTGCACATACACCCACGAATCCGGTGACGTCATCGAAATCGAGCCCGACACGGCAGCGTTCTTTCCGAAGGGCTGGAAGGGCACATGCCGCGTTCACGAGACCATTCGCAAGGTCTACATGATCC
- a CDS encoding glycosyltransferase yields the protein MGDPKIIAFFPEACYGPALNSVGIAQACEKLGHKPVFLTDPGLSGVYAKYGFEEHVVNMSEPMSPEKMASYWTGFIDGHISNFNKTPYEQIDNYVKECWANIVNTSVWAEKDLPGILKKVQPDLICIDNVILFPAVKQYGVPWVRIISCSENEIPDPDIAPHLSGCSEGDHLGYRAFEESFNKAIGPLHESFNRFLADCGEAPYPLGQFFEPSPHLNLLLYPEPVKFKRRNPLDPKRYQYLDGCVRKEQPYEIPKFEKHNDAPIIYHSFGSLGCGDTEMINRFIRVLGELSYRVLVNVGDYLDSYRDLPPNVKVDSWFPQPSVIAQMDAVIHHGGNNTFTECLYFGTPAIITPYVWDGHDNATRVQETGHGLKMHRSNWTDEELARNLETVISDPKIRAKTAATSEFMQRFDGPTRAADLLDGILSGRL from the coding sequence GTGGGCGACCCGAAGATCATCGCATTCTTCCCTGAGGCTTGCTACGGGCCGGCGCTCAACTCCGTCGGGATCGCGCAGGCTTGTGAGAAGCTCGGCCATAAGCCCGTCTTCCTCACCGACCCAGGGCTTTCCGGCGTGTACGCGAAGTACGGCTTCGAAGAGCATGTGGTCAACATGTCCGAGCCGATGTCACCCGAAAAAATGGCGAGCTACTGGACGGGTTTCATTGACGGTCACATTTCCAATTTTAACAAGACTCCCTATGAGCAAATCGACAACTACGTGAAGGAGTGCTGGGCGAATATCGTCAATACTTCCGTTTGGGCGGAAAAGGATCTCCCTGGAATCTTGAAGAAGGTCCAGCCCGATCTCATCTGTATCGACAATGTGATCTTGTTCCCCGCAGTCAAACAGTATGGTGTTCCTTGGGTGCGAATCATTTCGTGCAGCGAGAACGAAATCCCCGACCCCGACATCGCGCCACATCTCTCGGGGTGTAGCGAGGGCGATCACCTAGGCTATCGAGCCTTCGAAGAATCGTTCAACAAGGCGATCGGTCCGCTCCACGAGAGCTTCAACCGGTTTCTCGCCGACTGCGGCGAGGCGCCTTATCCGCTGGGCCAGTTTTTCGAGCCCTCTCCGCACTTGAACCTTCTTCTATACCCCGAGCCGGTAAAGTTCAAGCGCCGCAATCCCCTCGATCCGAAGCGGTACCAATACCTCGACGGCTGCGTGCGGAAAGAACAACCCTACGAGATACCGAAGTTCGAAAAGCACAATGATGCACCCATCATTTATCACAGCTTTGGCAGTCTCGGTTGCGGGGACACGGAAATGATCAACCGGTTCATTCGGGTGCTGGGAGAGCTTTCCTATCGAGTGCTGGTGAACGTCGGCGACTATCTGGATTCGTATCGGGACCTGCCACCCAACGTGAAGGTCGATAGCTGGTTCCCGCAGCCCTCCGTAATCGCCCAGATGGATGCAGTGATTCATCACGGGGGCAACAATACCTTCACGGAGTGCCTCTATTTCGGAACGCCGGCGATCATCACGCCCTACGTGTGGGACGGCCACGACAACGCCACCCGGGTTCAAGAAACTGGTCACGGGTTGAAGATGCATCGCAGCAATTGGACAGACGAAGAACTTGCGCGCAATCTCGAAACCGTCATTTCGGATCCAAAGATCCGGGCAAAGACGGCGGCGACCTCCGAGTTCATGCAGCGCTTCGACGGGCCCACCCGGGCGGCAGACCTGCTGGACGGGATCCTCAGCGGTCGCCTCTAG
- a CDS encoding aminomethyl transferase family protein codes for MSKRISVLEDTMLALGAEMGEWNGMDVAFTLPSDPRDEHTAIREAAGLWDTSVLKKIHVRGTDALAAVDYLVSRDMNKIQIGRAGYSPVLKENGHFCDDGYFFRISEDELLAVTSIGPSLELLQSWSKGKNVSVELDEEMHIITIQGPKSVDILETKTPMKLRELRFCFHEQTTLLGKDVMLSRTGYSGERGYEIFVHARDTVELWKQLLEHGAPMGLMPISWAGLEKVHIESALMAYGAEATEENTPWEVDFGWSVSRSKGDFRGREALFALEGKERVKLRGIVADHDTEVDHGADLMRDGERVGHVTTPAFSERLGQSLALVHLVPSAAIPGTKIQVVGPKVRCDATVTRIPFVDPERVRLRAL; via the coding sequence GTGAGCAAAAGAATTTCGGTGCTCGAAGATACAATGCTCGCGTTAGGTGCGGAGATGGGCGAGTGGAACGGAATGGACGTCGCCTTCACCCTACCGTCCGATCCACGGGACGAGCATACCGCGATCCGAGAAGCTGCAGGCTTGTGGGACACTTCGGTGCTCAAGAAGATTCATGTGCGAGGAACGGACGCCCTCGCCGCCGTCGACTACCTGGTATCCCGCGACATGAACAAGATCCAGATTGGCAGAGCGGGCTACTCGCCTGTCTTGAAAGAAAATGGTCATTTCTGCGATGACGGTTACTTCTTTCGAATCTCCGAAGATGAACTCCTCGCCGTTACGAGCATCGGTCCGTCACTGGAACTCCTACAGAGTTGGTCAAAGGGCAAGAACGTGAGCGTCGAGCTCGACGAAGAAATGCACATCATCACGATCCAGGGTCCGAAGTCCGTCGACATCCTCGAAACCAAGACGCCGATGAAGCTGCGCGAGCTGCGATTCTGTTTCCACGAGCAGACGACACTCCTGGGAAAAGATGTGATGCTGTCGCGAACAGGCTACTCGGGCGAGCGCGGCTACGAGATCTTCGTTCATGCACGAGACACGGTTGAACTCTGGAAGCAGCTCCTCGAACATGGAGCGCCCATGGGACTGATGCCGATCTCCTGGGCGGGGCTCGAAAAAGTCCATATCGAGAGCGCGCTGATGGCCTATGGGGCCGAGGCGACCGAGGAGAACACGCCCTGGGAGGTCGACTTCGGTTGGTCGGTGTCGCGCAGCAAGGGAGACTTCCGGGGACGTGAGGCACTCTTTGCCCTCGAGGGCAAAGAACGCGTGAAGCTGCGAGGCATCGTCGCCGATCATGACACTGAAGTGGATCACGGCGCCGACCTGATGCGAGACGGAGAGCGCGTGGGCCACGTCACCACCCCCGCCTTTTCAGAGCGGTTGGGGCAATCCCTCGCTCTCGTACACCTGGTTCCGTCGGCGGCGATCCCCGGAACAAAGATCCAAGTTGTCGGTCCAAAGGTCAGGTGCGATGCCACCGTGA